One genomic segment of Cottoperca gobio chromosome 21, fCotGob3.1, whole genome shotgun sequence includes these proteins:
- the chn1 gene encoding N-chimaerin: MPSRESYEVHKEEKSLVQKAKREANQEDILAAALGMRMGPQKPPATFWQPLKLFAYSQLTSLVRRATLKESERTPKSEKVHNFKVHTFRGPHWCEHCASFMWGLMAQGVKCADCGLNVHKQCSSLVPDDCKPDLRHIRKVYSCDLTTLVKAHNTERPMVVDMCIREIESRGLTSEGLYRISGFSDSLEEVKMAFDKDGEKTDISVNAYEDINIITGALKLYLRDLPVPIISYDAYPRFIEAAKLTDPEKKLEAFREALALLPPSHSETLKYLMAHLKRVAQNEEFNLMNAENLGIIFGPTLMRAPNLDAMTALHDIRYQRQVVEVLIKKEDVLF, translated from the exons ATGCCATCTAGAGAGTCCTACGAGGTTCACAAGGAAGAGAAGTCCCTAGTGCAAAAGGCCAAGCGAGAGGCCAATCAGGAGGATATTCTGGCGGCTGCTCTGGGAATGAGGATGGGGCCACAGAAACCTCCAGCCACTTTCTGGCAGCCACTTAAACTATTCGCCTATTCACAGCTCACCTCACTGGTTCGCAGAGCTACACTGAAGGAGAGCGAGCGGACACCCAAATCTGAGAAAGTCCACAACTTCAAG GTCCATACCTTTCGAGGACCTCACTGGTGTGAACACTGTGCCAGCTTCATGTGGGGACTGATGGCTCAGGGGGTCAAATGTGCAG ATTGTGGTTTGAACGTCCACAAACAATGTTCATCTCTGGTGCCCGACGACTGCAAGCCAGACCTGAGACACATCCGTAAAGTTTACAGCTGTGATCTCACGACCCTGGTGAAAGCTCACAATACGGAGCGACCCATGGTGGTGGACATGTGCATACGAGAGATCGAGTCAAGAG GACTGACGTCTGAAGGCCTCTACAGAATATCTGGATTCAGTGATTCGTTAGAAGAGGTCAAGATGGCGTTTGACAAAG ATGGcgagaagacagacatctcaGTGAATGCCTATGAAGACATCAATATCATCACGGGTGCACTGAAACTTTACCTCAGAGATTTGCCTGTTCCCATCATCTCATACGACGCTTACCCAAGGTTCATTGAGGCTGCAA agCTCACAGACCCAGAGAAGAAGCTGGAAGCTTTCCGCGAGGCTCTTGCTTTGCTGCCGCCATCACACAGTGAAACTTTGAAGTACCTCATGGCGCACTTAAAAAG GGTGGCGCAGAATGAGGAATTCAACCTGATGAACGCAGAGAACCTCGGCATCATTTTTGGACCCACCCTCATGCGTGCACCAAACTTGGACGCAATGACAGCACTCCATGACATCCGCTACCAGAGACAGGTGGTGGAGGTGCTCATTAAAAAGGAAGATGTGCTCTTCTAA
- the LOC115026229 gene encoding acetylcholine receptor subunit alpha isoform X2 codes for MNTVFFIFPLVLLAGVAWASTDETRLVKTLFARYNKVVRPVNHFKEPVVVTVGLQLIQLISVDEVNQIVSSNVRLKQQWKDVNLHWNPEDYGGIKKIRVPSTDIWRPDLVLYNNADGDFAIIHETKVLLEHTGMITWNPPAIFKSYCEIIVLHFPFDLQNCSMKLGTWTYDGNLVVVNPDSDRPDLSNFMESGEWVMKDYRSWKHWVYYACCPETPYLDITYHFLMLRLPLYFIVNVIIPCMLFSFLTGLVFYLPTDSGEKMTLSISVLLSLTVFLLVIVELIPSTSSAVPLIGKYMLFTMVFVIASIIITVIVINTHHRSPSTHTMPNWVRKVFIETIPNIMFFSTMKRPGKEKPTKSSIYGADFDISDISGNQTSSVPYQSPITKNPDVRSAIEGVKYIAETMKSDEESNNAAEEWKFVAMVLDHILLCVFMAVCLIGTLGVFAGRLIELSML; via the exons ATGAATacagtatttttcatttttcctcTAGTCCTTCTAGCAG gcGTCGCCTGGGCCTCCACTGATGAAACACGTCTGGTCAAAACCCTCTTCGCCCGCTACAATAAGGTCGTCCGTCCTGTCAATCACTTCAAGGAACCGGTGGTTGTTACTGTGGGCCTTCAGCTCATCCAGCTCATCAGTGTG GATGAGGTCAACCAGATCGTCAGCAGCAACGTGCGACTGAAACAG cAATGGAAAGATGTGAACTTGCACTGGAACCCGGAGGATTACGGTGGCATCAAAAAGATCAGAGTTCCCTCCACTGACATTTGGCGGCCTGATCTGGTTCTCTACAACAA TGCTGATGGAGACTTTGCCATCATTCATGAGACCAAAGTGCTGCTGGAGCACACAGGAATGATCACGTGGAACCCCCCTGCGATCTTCAAGAGCTATTGTGAAATCATTGTGCTGCATTTCCCCTTTGACCTCCAGAACTGCAGTATGAAGCTGGGTACCTGGACCTACGATGGAAACCTGGTCGTCGTCAATCCT GACAGTGACCGCCCTGATTTGAGCAACTTCATGGAAAGTGGAGAGTGGGTGATGAAGGATTACCGCAGCTGGAAGCACTGGGTGTACTACGCTTGCTGCCCGGAAACCCCTTACCTCGACATCACCTATCACTTCCTCATGCTGCGGCTCCCGCTGTACTTCATCGTCAACGTCATCATCCCCTGCatgctcttctccttcctcaccGGCCTTGTCTTCTATCTTCCTACAGACTCCG GTGAGAAGATGACTCTCAGCATCTCTGTCttgctgtctctgactgtgttcCTACTGGTCATTGTGGAGCTGATCCCCTCCACCTCCAGTGCTGTACCACTCATTGGGAAGTACATGCTCTTCACCATGGTCTTCGTCATAGCTTCCATTATCATCACTGTCATTGTTATCAACACCCACCACCGCTCCCCCAGCACTCACACAATGCCAAACTGGGTCCGCAAG GTTTTTATTGAAACCATTCCCAACATCATGTTCTTCTCAACAATGAAACGCCCAGGAAAGGAAAAGCCGACTAAATCCAGCATCTATGGTGCTGATTTTGACATCTCAGACATCTCTGGCAACCAGACCTCTTCTGTTCCCTATCAGTCGCCTATCACCAAGAACCCTGACGTCCGCAGTGCTATAGAAGGAGTCAAGTACATCGCAGAAACCATGAAATCCGACGAGGAATCTAACAAT GCTGCCGAAGAGTGGAAGTTTGTGGCCATGGTGTTGGATCATattctgctctgtgtgttcaTGGCTGTGTGTCTCATCGGCACATTAGGCGTGTTCGCAGGCCGTCTCATTGAGCTGAGCATGCTCTAA
- the LOC115026229 gene encoding acetylcholine receptor subunit alpha isoform X1 yields the protein MPSIKKLWRTMSLYGMFFILGVAWASTDETRLVKTLFARYNKVVRPVNHFKEPVVVTVGLQLIQLISVDEVNQIVSSNVRLKQQWKDVNLHWNPEDYGGIKKIRVPSTDIWRPDLVLYNNADGDFAIIHETKVLLEHTGMITWNPPAIFKSYCEIIVLHFPFDLQNCSMKLGTWTYDGNLVVVNPDSDRPDLSNFMESGEWVMKDYRSWKHWVYYACCPETPYLDITYHFLMLRLPLYFIVNVIIPCMLFSFLTGLVFYLPTDSGEKMTLSISVLLSLTVFLLVIVELIPSTSSAVPLIGKYMLFTMVFVIASIIITVIVINTHHRSPSTHTMPNWVRKVFIETIPNIMFFSTMKRPGKEKPTKSSIYGADFDISDISGNQTSSVPYQSPITKNPDVRSAIEGVKYIAETMKSDEESNNAAEEWKFVAMVLDHILLCVFMAVCLIGTLGVFAGRLIELSML from the exons ATGCCTTCAATAAAGAAACTGTGGAGAACTATGAGCCTGTATggtatgttttttattttaggcGTCGCCTGGGCCTCCACTGATGAAACACGTCTGGTCAAAACCCTCTTCGCCCGCTACAATAAGGTCGTCCGTCCTGTCAATCACTTCAAGGAACCGGTGGTTGTTACTGTGGGCCTTCAGCTCATCCAGCTCATCAGTGTG GATGAGGTCAACCAGATCGTCAGCAGCAACGTGCGACTGAAACAG cAATGGAAAGATGTGAACTTGCACTGGAACCCGGAGGATTACGGTGGCATCAAAAAGATCAGAGTTCCCTCCACTGACATTTGGCGGCCTGATCTGGTTCTCTACAACAA TGCTGATGGAGACTTTGCCATCATTCATGAGACCAAAGTGCTGCTGGAGCACACAGGAATGATCACGTGGAACCCCCCTGCGATCTTCAAGAGCTATTGTGAAATCATTGTGCTGCATTTCCCCTTTGACCTCCAGAACTGCAGTATGAAGCTGGGTACCTGGACCTACGATGGAAACCTGGTCGTCGTCAATCCT GACAGTGACCGCCCTGATTTGAGCAACTTCATGGAAAGTGGAGAGTGGGTGATGAAGGATTACCGCAGCTGGAAGCACTGGGTGTACTACGCTTGCTGCCCGGAAACCCCTTACCTCGACATCACCTATCACTTCCTCATGCTGCGGCTCCCGCTGTACTTCATCGTCAACGTCATCATCCCCTGCatgctcttctccttcctcaccGGCCTTGTCTTCTATCTTCCTACAGACTCCG GTGAGAAGATGACTCTCAGCATCTCTGTCttgctgtctctgactgtgttcCTACTGGTCATTGTGGAGCTGATCCCCTCCACCTCCAGTGCTGTACCACTCATTGGGAAGTACATGCTCTTCACCATGGTCTTCGTCATAGCTTCCATTATCATCACTGTCATTGTTATCAACACCCACCACCGCTCCCCCAGCACTCACACAATGCCAAACTGGGTCCGCAAG GTTTTTATTGAAACCATTCCCAACATCATGTTCTTCTCAACAATGAAACGCCCAGGAAAGGAAAAGCCGACTAAATCCAGCATCTATGGTGCTGATTTTGACATCTCAGACATCTCTGGCAACCAGACCTCTTCTGTTCCCTATCAGTCGCCTATCACCAAGAACCCTGACGTCCGCAGTGCTATAGAAGGAGTCAAGTACATCGCAGAAACCATGAAATCCGACGAGGAATCTAACAAT GCTGCCGAAGAGTGGAAGTTTGTGGCCATGGTGTTGGATCATattctgctctgtgtgttcaTGGCTGTGTGTCTCATCGGCACATTAGGCGTGTTCGCAGGCCGTCTCATTGAGCTGAGCATGCTCTAA
- the gpr155a gene encoding integral membrane protein GPR155 isoform X1, whose product MTGETGQRINMMEAPGRAANLSYVEDSPVSPSMSIDKLFPALLECFGIILCGYIAGRANIITSTQAKGLGNFVSKFALPALLFKNMVLLDFGNVIWPFLWSILVAKVSVFFIVCVLTLIVASPESRYSKAGLYSIFATQSNDFALGYPIVMALYQSTYPEYLQYIYLVAPVSLMLLNPIGFALCEIQKWKNQGDNQQRKLLVVGLVVLQVLKNPIVFMVVIGIIAHFVLHQTIPPFMAEFVDGLANSFGGAALFYLGLSMVGQLGKLTRSSVVTLILLITAKLLLMPLICKEMVDVLDNSNTSTLNHSSLSNYAFLYGVFPTAPSVAIYAVYYNAELEVVTAGMVISTFLSAPIMYVSAWLLTMRWMDPQLLMNSLQNVSFNISIVSLVALVWTITVMFLSKKFKRLPHVFTINLFLAQFLTCFGMILWNFVVKDDNFVGQVLTFTLLCTSLYSTYVWPGLIALSLVLMKRFEDVKVSRGIFFIAGWGVPALVTALLLISGERLSGTIDSAFFYGKEQIICTTVVIAFSILLGGSSLICLSRVSWAHNDQIQEGNSTENLVSEEEPENQSLFEPITPSGDLNGECLTCDFAPPQPMPDMIISTNMNNTPTTLTGQCESRCESADCLLVEVEERQQVEDIQVARHVLLCLLLTVSLLANLSSCLWLLLNPVPGRLYLELLFFCAVANYGQGLLSFALFGMDKHLIILPFKKRLHSLFYGKKQEEQPQTNLPEEIRMTCTQFTKYHKDQCFHDIVKKRRCGKKTMVDSFLGCELVEWLQQVGLAQDLGEAVHYGTRLQQGGVLQHIGQEHDFQDGRHFYRFMT is encoded by the exons ATGACAGGTGAAACCGGACAGAGGATCAACATGATGGAGGCACCGGGCAGAGCCGCCAACTTATCGTATGTGGAGGACTCTCCTGTCTCCCCCAGCATGTCCATTGACAAGCTGTTCCCCGCTCTCTTGGAGTGCTTTGGGATAATATTATGTGGATACATCGCAGGGAGAGCAAACATCATCACGTCCACCCAGGCCAAAGGATTGGGGAATTTCGTGTCCAAGTTTGCCCTCCCAGCGCTGCTGTTCAAGAACATGGTACTGTTGGACTTCGGTAATGTCATCTGGCCATTCCTCTGGAGCATCCTCGTTGCCaaagtgtctgtgtttttcattGTCTGTGTTCTCACGCTGATAGTTGCCAGTCCTGAGAGCCGCTATAGTAAAGCTGGACTTTACTCAATATTTGCCACCCAAAGCAATGACTTTGCCTTGGGATATCCTATTG TTATGGCCCTATACCAGAGCACATACCCAGAGTACCTCCAGTACATCTACCTGGTTGCACCTGTGTCCCTGATGCTTCTAAATCCCATTGGCTTTGCTCTCTGCGAGATCCAGAAGTGGAAGAATCAGGGAGACAACCAACAGAGAAAACTCCTGGTCGTGGGACTTGTAGTTTTACAGGTCCTGAAGAACCCTATAGTGTTCATGGTTGTCATCGGCATCATCGCCCATTTTGTCCTGCACCAGACAATTCCTCCCTTCATGGCTGAATTTGTGGACGGCTTGGCCAACTCTTTCGGGGGAGCAGCTCTGTTCTACTTGGGTCTGTCCATGGTGGGACAGTTGGGGAAATTAACCAGATCCTCTGTCGTGACACTGATATTACTCATAACAGCAAAACT GTTGCTGATGCCGCTGATTTGTAAGGAGATGGTGGATGTACTAGACAATAGCAACACCAGCACTTTGAACCACTCGAGCCTCTCCAATTATGCCTTCCTTTATGGAGTGTTTCCCACTGCACCAAGTGTCGCCATCTATGCCGTCTATTATAACGCAGAGCTAGAAGTT GTGACTGCTGGGATGGTGATCAGCACTTTTCTCTCAGCTCCAATAATGTATGTTTCTGCCTGGTTACTTACAATGCGATGGATGGATCCTCAGCTTTTGATGAATTCCCTGCAGAATGTCAGCTTCAACATAAGCATAGTGAGCTTGGTTGCACTG GTATGGACAATTACTGTCATGTTTTTAAGTAAGAAATTCAAGCGGCTACCTCACGTGTTTACCATCAACCTATTTTTGGCACAG TTTCTAACTTGTTTTGGGATGATCCTGTGGAACTTTGTGGTTAAAGACGACAACTTCGTCGGGCAGGTCTTGACTTTCACATTATTATGTACCTCACTCTACAGTACCTACGTTTGGCCAG gtTTAATAGCACTCTCTCTTGTGCTCATGAAAAGGTTTGAGGATGTGAAAGTTTCACGAGGCATCTTCTTCATTGCCGGATGGGG GGTCCCAGCCTTAGTAACTGCTTTGTTGCTCATTTCTGGGGAAAGACTGTCTGGCACGATTGACTCCGCTTTCTTTTACGGCAAAGAGCAG ATAATCTGCACCACAGTTGTAATTGCCTTCAGTATACTGCTCGGGGGGAGCTCTCTTATATGTCTCAGTAGAGTAAGCTGGGCACACAATGACCAAATTCAAGAGGGAAACTCTACAGAGAATCTTGTGAGCGAAGAAGAACCGGAAAACCAGTCTCTGTTTGAACCAATCACCCCATCAGGAGATCTCAACGGAG AGTGCCTCACATGTGACTTTGCCCCACCCCAGCCCATGCCTGACATGATCATCAGCACAAATATGAACAACACACCAACGACACTTACAG GTCAGTGTGAGAGTAGGTGTGAGTCCGCAGACTGCCTGCTTGTCGAAGTGGAGGAGCGCCAACAGGTTGAGGATATACAAGTGGCCCGTCATGTGCTCTTATGTCTCCTTCTGACTGTCAGCTTGCTTGCT AACCTGTCCAGCTGCTTGTGGTTGCTCTTGAATCCTGTTCCTGGTAGACTCTACTTGGAGCTGCTGTTCTTCTGTGCTGTGGCCAACTATGGACAG GGTTTGCTCTCCTTTGCTCTGTTTGGGATGGACAAGCATTTGATTATACTGCCATTTAAGAAGAG GTTGCATAGTCTGTTTTATGGAAAGAAGCAAGAAGAGCAGCCGCAGACTAATTTACCTGAGGAGATCAGGATGACCTGCACCCAGTTCACCAAATACCACAAAGACCAGTGTTTCCATGACATAGTCAAAAAGAGAAG GTGTGGGAAGAAGACTATGGTGGACAGTTTTCTTGGCTGTGAACTTGTGGAGTGGCTGCAGCAGGTGGGCTTGGCTCAGGATCTTGGTGAGGCGGTACACTACGGGACACGGTTACAGCAGGGCGGTGTGCTCCAGCACATAGGGCAGGAACACGACTTCCAAGACGGTCGCCATTTTTATCGCTTCATGACATAA
- the gpr155a gene encoding integral membrane protein GPR155 isoform X2, which yields MTGETGQRINMMEAPGRAANLSYVEDSPVSPSMSIDKLFPALLECFGIILCGYIAGRANIITSTQAKGLGNFVSKFALPALLFKNMVLLDFVASPESRYSKAGLYSIFATQSNDFALGYPIVMALYQSTYPEYLQYIYLVAPVSLMLLNPIGFALCEIQKWKNQGDNQQRKLLVVGLVVLQVLKNPIVFMVVIGIIAHFVLHQTIPPFMAEFVDGLANSFGGAALFYLGLSMVGQLGKLTRSSVVTLILLITAKLLLMPLICKEMVDVLDNSNTSTLNHSSLSNYAFLYGVFPTAPSVAIYAVYYNAELEVVTAGMVISTFLSAPIMYVSAWLLTMRWMDPQLLMNSLQNVSFNISIVSLVALVWTITVMFLSKKFKRLPHVFTINLFLAQFLTCFGMILWNFVVKDDNFVGQVLTFTLLCTSLYSTYVWPGLIALSLVLMKRFEDVKVSRGIFFIAGWGVPALVTALLLISGERLSGTIDSAFFYGKEQIICTTVVIAFSILLGGSSLICLSRVSWAHNDQIQEGNSTENLVSEEEPENQSLFEPITPSGDLNGECLTCDFAPPQPMPDMIISTNMNNTPTTLTGQCESRCESADCLLVEVEERQQVEDIQVARHVLLCLLLTVSLLANLSSCLWLLLNPVPGRLYLELLFFCAVANYGQGLLSFALFGMDKHLIILPFKKRLHSLFYGKKQEEQPQTNLPEEIRMTCTQFTKYHKDQCFHDIVKKRRCGKKTMVDSFLGCELVEWLQQVGLAQDLGEAVHYGTRLQQGGVLQHIGQEHDFQDGRHFYRFMT from the exons ATGACAGGTGAAACCGGACAGAGGATCAACATGATGGAGGCACCGGGCAGAGCCGCCAACTTATCGTATGTGGAGGACTCTCCTGTCTCCCCCAGCATGTCCATTGACAAGCTGTTCCCCGCTCTCTTGGAGTGCTTTGGGATAATATTATGTGGATACATCGCAGGGAGAGCAAACATCATCACGTCCACCCAGGCCAAAGGATTGGGGAATTTCGTGTCCAAGTTTGCCCTCCCAGCGCTGCTGTTCAAGAACATGGTACTGTTGGACTTCG TTGCCAGTCCTGAGAGCCGCTATAGTAAAGCTGGACTTTACTCAATATTTGCCACCCAAAGCAATGACTTTGCCTTGGGATATCCTATTG TTATGGCCCTATACCAGAGCACATACCCAGAGTACCTCCAGTACATCTACCTGGTTGCACCTGTGTCCCTGATGCTTCTAAATCCCATTGGCTTTGCTCTCTGCGAGATCCAGAAGTGGAAGAATCAGGGAGACAACCAACAGAGAAAACTCCTGGTCGTGGGACTTGTAGTTTTACAGGTCCTGAAGAACCCTATAGTGTTCATGGTTGTCATCGGCATCATCGCCCATTTTGTCCTGCACCAGACAATTCCTCCCTTCATGGCTGAATTTGTGGACGGCTTGGCCAACTCTTTCGGGGGAGCAGCTCTGTTCTACTTGGGTCTGTCCATGGTGGGACAGTTGGGGAAATTAACCAGATCCTCTGTCGTGACACTGATATTACTCATAACAGCAAAACT GTTGCTGATGCCGCTGATTTGTAAGGAGATGGTGGATGTACTAGACAATAGCAACACCAGCACTTTGAACCACTCGAGCCTCTCCAATTATGCCTTCCTTTATGGAGTGTTTCCCACTGCACCAAGTGTCGCCATCTATGCCGTCTATTATAACGCAGAGCTAGAAGTT GTGACTGCTGGGATGGTGATCAGCACTTTTCTCTCAGCTCCAATAATGTATGTTTCTGCCTGGTTACTTACAATGCGATGGATGGATCCTCAGCTTTTGATGAATTCCCTGCAGAATGTCAGCTTCAACATAAGCATAGTGAGCTTGGTTGCACTG GTATGGACAATTACTGTCATGTTTTTAAGTAAGAAATTCAAGCGGCTACCTCACGTGTTTACCATCAACCTATTTTTGGCACAG TTTCTAACTTGTTTTGGGATGATCCTGTGGAACTTTGTGGTTAAAGACGACAACTTCGTCGGGCAGGTCTTGACTTTCACATTATTATGTACCTCACTCTACAGTACCTACGTTTGGCCAG gtTTAATAGCACTCTCTCTTGTGCTCATGAAAAGGTTTGAGGATGTGAAAGTTTCACGAGGCATCTTCTTCATTGCCGGATGGGG GGTCCCAGCCTTAGTAACTGCTTTGTTGCTCATTTCTGGGGAAAGACTGTCTGGCACGATTGACTCCGCTTTCTTTTACGGCAAAGAGCAG ATAATCTGCACCACAGTTGTAATTGCCTTCAGTATACTGCTCGGGGGGAGCTCTCTTATATGTCTCAGTAGAGTAAGCTGGGCACACAATGACCAAATTCAAGAGGGAAACTCTACAGAGAATCTTGTGAGCGAAGAAGAACCGGAAAACCAGTCTCTGTTTGAACCAATCACCCCATCAGGAGATCTCAACGGAG AGTGCCTCACATGTGACTTTGCCCCACCCCAGCCCATGCCTGACATGATCATCAGCACAAATATGAACAACACACCAACGACACTTACAG GTCAGTGTGAGAGTAGGTGTGAGTCCGCAGACTGCCTGCTTGTCGAAGTGGAGGAGCGCCAACAGGTTGAGGATATACAAGTGGCCCGTCATGTGCTCTTATGTCTCCTTCTGACTGTCAGCTTGCTTGCT AACCTGTCCAGCTGCTTGTGGTTGCTCTTGAATCCTGTTCCTGGTAGACTCTACTTGGAGCTGCTGTTCTTCTGTGCTGTGGCCAACTATGGACAG GGTTTGCTCTCCTTTGCTCTGTTTGGGATGGACAAGCATTTGATTATACTGCCATTTAAGAAGAG GTTGCATAGTCTGTTTTATGGAAAGAAGCAAGAAGAGCAGCCGCAGACTAATTTACCTGAGGAGATCAGGATGACCTGCACCCAGTTCACCAAATACCACAAAGACCAGTGTTTCCATGACATAGTCAAAAAGAGAAG GTGTGGGAAGAAGACTATGGTGGACAGTTTTCTTGGCTGTGAACTTGTGGAGTGGCTGCAGCAGGTGGGCTTGGCTCAGGATCTTGGTGAGGCGGTACACTACGGGACACGGTTACAGCAGGGCGGTGTGCTCCAGCACATAGGGCAGGAACACGACTTCCAAGACGGTCGCCATTTTTATCGCTTCATGACATAA